The Brachyspira hyodysenteriae ATCC 27164 sequence ATTCCAATGATTTACAGTTATAGAATACAGCATCTCCAATTATTTTTGTTTTTGATGGGATATTAATTGTTTTTAATGATGCACAGTCATAGAATGCCTTTGAATTTATACCGTCTATTATAGTTTCAGGAAGCATAATAGTAATTAAACTAGCACAGTCATTAAATATTCCATTATTTATTATTGTCATTTTTGTTTTTGAAATGTCTGCCAAATATAAAGATCTGCAGCTTTTGAATGCCTCTTGTGAAATTTCTGTTATAGAAGCAGGAAAATTAATTGTTTTTAAAACTAAACAACCTGAAAATGCACTTACACCTATAGTTGTTATAGTATTAGGTAATTTGACATGAATTAAATTTTTATTATCAGTAAATGAATTATCTGCTAATTTTGTCATATCTGTTCTGCTTAAATCAAGAGAAACACCTTTAAGATATTTATCTTTTTTAATGATTGTATTGATGGTGCTTATTATATTATTGTTATCTATATTGTCTTTAGTGTCTTTTAAAAAGATTATATAGCAATTATATTCGTTAAAATATTCCTGCATTATTGATTCTATTTTATCTTCTTTATAATCTGATTTTATAAAATATTTTGAGTCTACATTTTCCGGTATATTAGAAACAGGGATATTACTGCTGCCATATGATTCATCTAAAGAAAATGGATCTGTAACTTTATAATTATTGCATGATATTAATAGTATAAGTAATAATAATAATTTTAACTTTATGAACATCCTTATAATTTTTTCCTCATATTTTATCTTTTAATAAACTTCAAATTAATTTTAAGAAGTTTAAATAAGTTAGAGAATTATATATAAAAAAAAATATATAATCAAGTATAAATATGCATTAATTATTTAGGCATAGAAGCGTTGTAATGTATTTTGTTCCATTTAGAACCTAAGAAATTATCCCAGCTTTGATCACCAGGATCTGTTTTTACATTTGGAAGATATAAGTCAGCAGGCTGCAGACCCGTAAAAGGTGTACCATTTATTATGTTTGGAGAAGTCCCTAAATACTCTACATTTTTTAATGAAGTACATCCTGAAAAACTTGTTGGATCTATTGTATCTAAAGTTTTTTGCAATTGTATACTAGTTACAGAAGTACATCCCTTCAAAAAATTACCTACTAATGTTCTAGATGATGGAAGAAGAACTATTGTTAATTCTGTAGAGTTTTCTAAAGTTCCTTTAAAATTACTTTCTAATGTGGCCATTGATAGGTCTAACTCTATATCTGTTTTACCGCTTATTACTTTTTTTATATTATCAAATATTGAAGAAGTTTGATTTATATATCCTTCTACTATTATTAAATTTTTACCGGTTAATTGTTTATTTTTTTCAAGTGAATTTCTTACTTCCTCTTCACTAGAGTTTGCTCCTATAGTGTACAAATTCTGATTATTATTATTTCCGTTATTCCCATTATTATTATACATATTATTTCCATCATCAATATCAATAATAGGGGATACTATTTTATATTTACAAGATATAATTATTAAAGAAATAAGTATAAATAATGCAGTTATCTTTTTCATTGTCAATTTCCTTTATCTAGGCATAGATTTTCCATAATGAATAGTTGTCCAAGCAACACCTAAAAAATTATCCCAGCTTCCATTTTTAGGATCTTCTGCCACATTAGGAAGGTATAAATCGGTTACAGGTGAACCTCTGAATGTATCATTTTCTTTAAGTATTTTTACGGGATCTGTATCAAGATATTCAACATTTTTAAGCATTTTACAATCAGAAAAAACCTTACCTTCTGAAGGATTTAAAAGGCTTGTTATACTATTAGGTAAGCTTATAGCTGTTAATGATGAGCAAAGATTAAAAGCATTATCATTTATGGTAGTTAATCCTTGATTTAATTTTATACTTTTTAATGATTTACAGCTGTAAAATGCTGCTGTGCCTATAGTTTGTAAAGTTGATGGAAAATTAATTGATTCTAATGATGTACAGTAATTGAATGCTCCATCTGCTATTGAAGTTAATCCTTCAGGAAGTATTACTTCTCTTAAAGTAACACAATTTTTAAATGCATTATTAGCTATAGTTTTTACTTTTGATGTTATATTAATAATTTCTAAAGACATACAGTCTTGAAATGCAGCAGATTGTATATCGGTTATAGAGCTTACTAGATTTATATATTTTAATCTTTCGCATGATTGAAATGCTGATGAATTTATAGTTTTTAATGAGTTAGGAAGCTTAACTTCTATTAAATTTTTATTTGCATTAAATGCACTTTGTGCTATTTCTGTTATATCAGTTCTGCTTAAATCAACAGCAGCTCCGTTATGTAAATAAGCAGGTTTATTAACTACTTTATTTATTGTTTCTATTGTTTTATTTTTATCTATATTATCTTTAGTATCATTTAAAAATATTATATATTCTCCAAAATTCTGGAAATATTTATTCATTATTTCTTCTATTTGCTGTTCAGTGTAATCTGCTTTGATGAAATATTGAGCATCTACATATTCAGGTATAATGCTTATGTTATTATTACTATTATTTTGAATGGAGAATGGATCAGTAACTCTATAATTAGAGCAGGAAATAGCTAATAAATATATAATGAAAATATATTTAATATTTCTAATCATAAATAACCTCTATCTAAGTATTATATTCATTTTTTTACAGTATTCAATTTTTATCATAAAAAAATTAATACTTGTAAAATTATTTATAATTTTGGTACTTTGAATCTCAAACCAAATAATACTTCATGATATCCGTCCGCTTTAGTATCCAATAAATATCTGTATCCCAAATCTATAGACATATATGGTAATACATTATAAGCCATTCCTCCGCTGAATCCGAAAACTATCGTACTTTTTGATAGTCTCTTTTGTATTTTATTATTATCAGTATATGTACCTACTAAATAGTCATTTATTCTAGTTCCTATGGATATTCCTAAATATATCGTAAAAGGAGGGTATTTATCCAATAAGGTTTGTTTGTAGCTTTCATCTGTTAATTCTTCTTTGATTAAAAAGAAATTAATATCAAAATATATAGAACCTAATAGGGTATGCATTTTTATATCATTGGTCATACCTATTACACTTCTTCCCATATATTCAAATTCAAATCTTACAGGAGAAGATTTATTTATAGTTGGTATGCTGTATCCTAAAGAAAATCCTCCGCCTAGATAATTAAAATATCCTAGATCACTATCTGTTTTTTTATAGGCATAATTTCCATCATGTGAAAAAATAAATTTAGGAGTAATATATAAACCTTCAGGAATAAATGAAAATAGTTTTTGATTATTAAAAAATAAAAACATAATCATAAATATAATTAAATAATATCTTTTCATCTAATCCGCTCCTAAAAATTAAACCTTAAAGATGCCACTATATCATGATTAGACTGAAGTTCTGTAGTGAAAGTTACTCTATAGCTTAAATCTAAACTAATTAACGGAGTTATATGAAACGCAAAACCGCCTCCAAGTCCGTAAAGAAATTGCACCATATTATAGTAATAACTATAATTAAAAATACCATTCTGTTCAAAAATATTACTAGTTATATATGTATTTAGTCCTGCCCCCATCAAGAATCCGGCATAAACAGACATTAAAGGTCTTTTCCCATTATTAATTCTAGTTCTAATTGAATCAGGATTATCATAATTTACATACCAAAAATAGAAATCATAATAAGCACCAAATAAAAAACTATGTGAATACATTGTTTTTACTCTTGGTATATAAACATTTTCTGAAATAGGATTTCTATATAGATATTCAAATTCAAGTCTTACAGTGCTGTATTTATGAAATATGTCGAAATTGTATCCTATTGAAATACCTCCTCCTACATATAAGTTTTGTATATTTTTTTTATCATCATTTGGTTTTCTTATTCCTGAATCTTCTATCTCCAACAAAAATTTAGGCGATAAATAAACTCCTATATCATATGCTATAAGAGTATTAGTTAGGCAAACTATAAATAAACAGCCAATTGAAAACTTTTTTATTATAAACTTCATAAAATAATTTCCTTAAAATATCAAAAAAGTATTCCAATAGAAAATCTTGGAAGAGGTACTAGTCTTATCAAGCTTTTATATGAAATACCTATATCAATTATTGATATATCTAAAAAAGGACGAATACCGCTATTAACTCCTAATCCTCTCGATAAATCTATTCTAAATCCCATTTCTCCGGATATATAAAAATCCATTATATTGCTATTTCTATTTGTATATGATGATGAATCTTTTTGATATTCTCTGCCATGTGTTATAAACAATGTTGTTCCAACTTTAGGCATTAAGAAAAATCCTGATGCTCTGTCTTTCTTATTAAAATAAAATCTTAAACCTGCAGAAAGTCCGAGTCCATATACATTTCCATTGTATGTGGCTTTTGAATTATCATAATATGTTTTCATATTATAAAAGCCGGCATCTACATTAACATCCATTTTTTCAGTTAGTCTGTATGTATATGTAAGTCCCAATCCGAAAGTACCTTGCAGCTTTAGATTGCTTGGATCATTACTAGGTAAAGCAAGATTAAAAACTGACGGAGCTATAAGCATATAAAAAATTGTAGGTCCGAAATCAACTCCTATAGAATGTCTATGAGAGCTTAGAGCATCATTTATATTTGCTATACTATTATTATTTGCTGTACTGTTATTATAGTTATTATTATTTGCTGTACTGTTATTATAGTTATTATTATTTGCTGTACTGTCATTATAATTATTATTATTTGCATTTTTATTTATAATATTGTTTGAAGGTTCTTGTGCTAGAATATTATTAGCAAGTATAAATAAAAATAAAATTATTAATATATTCTTTTTCATTATTTATACCTCACTAAAACCTTAGACTGAACCCTATTCTAGGGAACAATGAAAATCTTATGGCTGATACATAATTAAGCCATACAGGGAATGAATTCCAACTAGGTATTACTGCCCCTACATCAACCAAACCACTTCCAAAGAAAGTAATGCCTTCTCTTATATCCCCGTAAACCCCAGACATTCCGGATCTTATATAATATCCGATTTCCAGTATTGAAATATCTATATATGGCTTAACAGGCCATTCTTTATGCGGGAATAATTCTATAGTCCATCCTAGTTCATAAGAAAGATACATAGTAGCATCAATCGTATGTCTTTTAGTTTTAAGTCCGCTTATTCCATTTTCTGTTTCTATATCAGACATTAAAGCTTCTATACCAAATCTGAATGTATTAACAACTTCTCTTTTTTTACCGCCATAGAATTTTACTCCTATTGTAACAGGAAAATATATTAATGATGCTTTAAGATATGTATCAGATCCAATCAGACTTCCTATATTATTTCCTATAATATTGCCTGTATTTCCGGAACTAGGAAGTAAAGAACCTGCTAAATCTCCTACTTTATCCTTGGGTATTCCAAGTTGGAATGACATAGCTTGTACGCCGAATCCTATTTCTACACCTATTCTAGGATGCAGCAATAATGTATATGATATGTTTGGAACATACCAGAAGCTTCCCTTTACATCCAAAGCGTTTATAAATTTTGCATTTTCTCCTAAATCAACACCTAATAATCCGCTGAATGTTTCATAATTATCAAATATTGTATTAAGCATAGGTGGAAATAATCCGGCATATCCAGGGCTTAAATTTACGCTTACTATTTGTCTGCCTTTAATCCAGCTATAAGTATTTGTATCCGACTGTGTGGACAGAGCTATTCCATTAGCATATAAATTAATAAATGATATATTAAATACTATAATAGCTGTAAGGATTTTTTTCATAAAATATACCTTAAAAAATTATTGTTATGATTTTGCCGGACCTATTGTGTTAGGATTTCCAAAGTTGCTGCCGTCTAATTTTCCAAACAAATCCTTTAATCTCTTTTTTTCTTCTTCTGATACTCCAGCAGTTGAAGCTATTTTATCTACATCTACTTTACTAGGATCTCCTCCGCTATTTATTATATCTTTCATAACACCAGTAACATTTTCTTCGCCTACTATATTCATAATTTCATCAATAGATTCTTTTGCTTTCTCATCCATTTCTACAGTGTATAAATTATCTCCGCCAGGAACTGCTACTATATATCCTTTATCTCCGCCTTTATATACACCGCCTACACCTAATATTTGATCTTCAAATGTATATTCTTTACCATCTATTGTTAATTTATTTCCATCAACTTTTACTTTGTCCCAATTACCGCTTTGCATTTTACCTAAAAAGAAATCGGGCCCTGGAGATGTTATAGTAAGAGTTGTTTTTTTACATGAGAATGCTGTTATTAAAATGAAAATTATTAATATATATCTATAAAATTTCATTATATGCTCTCCTGAAATAATAATTATATTTAAATTATATAATTTTTATTTATAAAAACAACTAAAAATAAAATGCACTTATATAAACTCGGATACATATACATTAAAATTTAATTTTATAATTGTTCAATATAATGTTAAAATATATAGTATTTATATGTTTGTTTGATTTATATAGAATATTAATTGTGAAAAATACGTATATAAATATTTTTATTA is a genomic window containing:
- a CDS encoding outer membrane protein, producing MKRYYLIIFMIMFLFFNNQKLFSFIPEGLYITPKFIFSHDGNYAYKKTDSDLGYFNYLGGGFSLGYSIPTINKSSPVRFEFEYMGRSVIGMTNDIKMHTLLGSIYFDINFFLIKEELTDESYKQTLLDKYPPFTIYLGISIGTRINDYLVGTYTDNNKIQKRLSKSTIVFGFSGGMAYNVLPYMSIDLGYRYLLDTKADGYHEVLFGLRFKVPKL
- a CDS encoding leucine-rich repeat protein codes for the protein MKKITALFILISLIIISCKYKIVSPIIDIDDGNNMYNNNGNNGNNNNQNLYTIGANSSEEEVRNSLEKNKQLTGKNLIIVEGYINQTSSIFDNIKKVISGKTDIELDLSMATLESNFKGTLENSTELTIVLLPSSRTLVGNFLKGCTSVTSIQLQKTLDTIDPTSFSGCTSLKNVEYLGTSPNIINGTPFTGLQPADLYLPNVKTDPGDQSWDNFLGSKWNKIHYNASMPK
- a CDS encoding tia invasion determinant, with product MKFIIKKFSIGCLFIVCLTNTLIAYDIGVYLSPKFLLEIEDSGIRKPNDDKKNIQNLYVGGGISIGYNFDIFHKYSTVRLEFEYLYRNPISENVYIPRVKTMYSHSFLFGAYYDFYFWYVNYDNPDSIRTRINNGKRPLMSVYAGFLMGAGLNTYITSNIFEQNGIFNYSYYYNMVQFLYGLGGGFAFHITPLISLDLSYRVTFTTELQSNHDIVASLRFNF
- a CDS encoding leucine-rich repeat domain-containing protein is translated as MIRNIKYIFIIYLLAISCSNYRVTDPFSIQNNSNNNISIIPEYVDAQYFIKADYTEQQIEEIMNKYFQNFGEYIIFLNDTKDNIDKNKTIETINKVVNKPAYLHNGAAVDLSRTDITEIAQSAFNANKNLIEVKLPNSLKTINSSAFQSCERLKYINLVSSITDIQSAAFQDCMSLEIINITSKVKTIANNAFKNCVTLREVILPEGLTSIADGAFNYCTSLESINFPSTLQTIGTAAFYSCKSLKSIKLNQGLTTINDNAFNLCSSLTAISLPNSITSLLNPSEGKVFSDCKMLKNVEYLDTDPVKILKENDTFRGSPVTDLYLPNVAEDPKNGSWDNFLGVAWTTIHYGKSMPR
- a CDS encoding autotransporter outer membrane beta-barrel domain-containing protein; translated protein: MKKNILIILFLFILANNILAQEPSNNIINKNANNNNYNDSTANNNNYNNSTANNNNYNNSTANNNSIANINDALSSHRHSIGVDFGPTIFYMLIAPSVFNLALPSNDPSNLKLQGTFGLGLTYTYRLTEKMDVNVDAGFYNMKTYYDNSKATYNGNVYGLGLSAGLRFYFNKKDRASGFFLMPKVGTTLFITHGREYQKDSSSYTNRNSNIMDFYISGEMGFRIDLSRGLGVNSGIRPFLDISIIDIGISYKSLIRLVPLPRFSIGILF
- a CDS encoding leucine-rich repeat domain-containing protein translates to MFIKLKLLLLLILLISCNNYKVTDPFSLDESYGSSNIPVSNIPENVDSKYFIKSDYKEDKIESIMQEYFNEYNCYIIFLKDTKDNIDNNNIISTINTIIKKDKYLKGVSLDLSRTDMTKLADNSFTDNKNLIHVKLPNTITTIGVSAFSGCLVLKTINFPASITEISQEAFKSCRSLYLADISKTKMTIINNGIFNDCASLITIMLPETIIDGINSKAFYDCASLKTINIPSKTKIIGDAVFYNCKSLESIRLNASITGMGDRVFSGCVALKNIEYAGNKSSDITSVGIDIFDAQLTAKNLYLPNVASDDGSWNNFLGYDWKNKGSIIFGKSMPN